A portion of the Pseudomonas koreensis genome contains these proteins:
- the ppsA gene encoding phosphoenolpyruvate synthase, whose protein sequence is MVEYVVSLDKLGKHDVEHVGGKNASLGEMISNLAGAGVSVPGGFATTAQAYRDFLELSGLNDQIHKALDALDVDDVNALAKTGAQIRQWIMDAEFPEKLNTEIRTAFAALSAGNPDVAVAVRSSATAEDLPDASFAGQQETFLNIRGVENVIRAAKEVFASLFNDRAISYRVHQGFDHKLVALSAGVQRMVRSETGTAGVMFTLDTESGFRDVVFITGAYGLGETVVQGAVNPDEFYVHKGTLEAGRPAILRRNLGSKAIKMIYGDEAKAGRSVKTVDVDKAERARFCLTDAEVSELAKQAMIIEKHYGCPMDIEWAKDGDDGKLYIVQARPETVKSRTQANVMERYLLKETGTVLVEGRAIGQRIGAGKVRIIKDVSEMDKVQPGDVLVSDMTDPDWEPVMKRASAIVTNRGGRTCHAAIIARELGIPAVVGCGNATQLLKDGQGVTVSCAEGDTGYIFEGELGFDIKKNSVDAMPELPFKIMMNVGNPDRAFDFAQLPNAGVGLARLEFIINRMIGVHPKALLNYDGLPQDIKDSVDKRIAGYSDPVDFYVDKLVEGISTLAAAFTPKKVIVRLSDFKSNEYANLIGGKLYEPEEENPMLGFRGASRYISESFRDCFELECRALKRVRNEMGLTNVEIMVPFVRTLGEASQVVDLLAENGLKRGENGLRVIMMCELPSNAILAEEFLEFFDGFSIGSNDLTQLTLGLDRDSGIIAHLFDERNPAVKKLLANAIQACNKAGKYIGICGQGPSDHPDLAKWLMEQGIESVSLNPDTVLETWFFLAEGQA, encoded by the coding sequence TTGGTAGAGTACGTAGTTTCCCTCGATAAGCTCGGCAAACACGATGTTGAGCATGTGGGGGGCAAGAACGCATCCCTGGGCGAGATGATCAGTAACCTGGCAGGCGCCGGTGTTTCGGTCCCCGGCGGCTTCGCCACGACGGCTCAGGCCTATCGTGACTTCCTCGAACTGAGCGGCCTGAACGATCAGATCCACAAGGCCCTCGACGCGCTCGACGTCGACGACGTCAATGCCCTGGCCAAGACCGGCGCGCAGATCCGCCAATGGATCATGGACGCCGAATTCCCTGAAAAGCTCAACACCGAGATCCGCACCGCGTTCGCCGCGCTGTCGGCCGGCAACCCTGACGTGGCCGTGGCCGTGCGTTCCTCCGCCACCGCCGAAGACCTGCCGGACGCATCTTTCGCCGGTCAGCAGGAAACCTTCCTGAACATCCGTGGTGTGGAAAACGTAATCCGCGCCGCCAAAGAGGTATTCGCCTCGTTGTTCAACGACCGGGCGATTTCCTACCGCGTGCACCAAGGCTTCGATCACAAACTGGTCGCCCTGTCGGCTGGCGTGCAGCGCATGGTGCGTTCGGAAACCGGCACTGCCGGCGTGATGTTCACCCTCGATACCGAATCGGGTTTCCGTGACGTGGTGTTCATCACCGGCGCTTACGGCCTGGGCGAAACCGTCGTACAAGGCGCGGTCAACCCGGATGAGTTCTACGTACACAAAGGCACGCTGGAGGCTGGTCGTCCGGCGATCCTGCGGCGCAACCTGGGCAGCAAAGCGATCAAGATGATCTACGGCGACGAGGCCAAGGCCGGTCGTTCGGTCAAGACTGTCGATGTCGACAAGGCCGAGCGCGCGCGTTTCTGCCTGACCGACGCCGAAGTCAGCGAGCTGGCCAAGCAGGCGATGATCATCGAGAAACACTACGGCTGCCCGATGGACATCGAGTGGGCCAAGGACGGTGACGACGGCAAGCTGTACATCGTGCAAGCGCGTCCGGAAACCGTGAAAAGCCGCACCCAGGCCAACGTCATGGAACGTTACCTGTTGAAGGAAACCGGCACTGTGCTGGTGGAAGGTCGCGCGATCGGTCAGCGCATCGGCGCCGGCAAAGTGCGGATCATCAAAGACGTTTCCGAGATGGACAAAGTCCAGCCGGGCGACGTGCTGGTCTCCGACATGACCGACCCGGACTGGGAACCGGTAATGAAGCGCGCCAGCGCCATCGTCACCAACCGTGGCGGGCGTACCTGCCACGCGGCGATCATCGCCCGTGAGCTGGGCATTCCGGCCGTGGTCGGTTGCGGCAACGCCACCCAGTTGCTGAAGGATGGCCAGGGCGTGACCGTGTCCTGCGCGGAAGGCGATACCGGTTACATCTTCGAAGGCGAACTCGGTTTCGACATCAAGAAGAACTCCGTCGACGCCATGCCGGAGCTGCCGTTCAAGATCATGATGAACGTCGGCAACCCGGATCGCGCTTTTGACTTCGCGCAGTTGCCGAACGCCGGCGTCGGTCTGGCGCGTCTGGAATTCATCATCAACCGCATGATCGGCGTGCACCCGAAAGCGCTGTTGAACTACGACGGTCTGCCGCAGGACATCAAGGACAGCGTCGACAAGCGTATTGCCGGTTACAGCGACCCCGTCGACTTCTACGTCGACAAACTGGTGGAAGGCATCAGCACCCTGGCTGCTGCGTTCACGCCGAAAAAAGTCATCGTGCGCTTGTCGGACTTCAAGTCCAACGAATACGCCAACCTGATCGGCGGCAAGCTCTACGAGCCGGAAGAAGAAAACCCGATGCTGGGCTTCCGTGGCGCTTCGCGTTACATCAGCGAATCGTTCCGCGACTGCTTCGAACTCGAATGCCGCGCGCTGAAGCGTGTGCGCAACGAGATGGGCCTGACCAATGTGGAAATCATGGTGCCGTTCGTCCGGACTCTCGGCGAAGCCAGCCAGGTGGTCGATCTGCTCGCCGAAAACGGCTTGAAGCGCGGCGAAAACGGTCTGCGCGTGATCATGATGTGCGAACTGCCATCCAACGCGATTCTGGCCGAGGAATTCCTCGAATTCTTCGACGGTTTCTCGATCGGCTCCAACGACCTGACGCAGCTCACTTTGGGTCTGGATCGCGACTCGGGGATCATCGCCCACTTGTTCGACGAGCGTAATCCGGCGGTCAAGAAACTGTTGGCCAACGCCATTCAGGCGTGCAACAAGGCCGGCAAGTACATCGGCATCTGCGGTCAGGGTCCATCGGACCACCCGGATCTGGCCAAGTGGCTGATGGAGCAAGGCATCGAAAGCGTGTCGCTGAACCCGGACACCGTGCTGGAAACCTGGTTCTTCCTCGCCGAAGGTCAGGCTTAA
- the acnD gene encoding Fe/S-dependent 2-methylisocitrate dehydratase AcnD, with protein MNTEFRKNLPGTPLDYFDTRAAVEAIAPGSYDTLPYTSRVLAENLVRRCDPATLTDSLKQLIERKRDLDFPWFPARVVCHDILGQTALVDLAGLRDAIALQGGDPAQVNPVVPTQLIVDHSLAVEAGGFDAQAFEKNRAIEDRRNEDRFHFINWTKKAFKNVDVIPPGNGIMHQINLEKMSPVIQVREGVAFPDTCVGTDSHTPHVDALGVIAIGVGGLEAESVMLGRASWMRLPESVGVELTGKLQPGITATDMVLALTEYLRKQKVVGAWLEFFGEGAAALTLGDRATISNMAPEYGATAAMFYIDQQTIDYLKLTGREDQQVQLVEQYARLTGLWADSLKGAQYERGLTFDLSSVVRNMAGPSNPHARVAVSDLAAKGISGQWDDVPGQMPDGAVIIAAITSCTNTSNPRNVIAAGLLARNANKLGLTRKPWVKSSLAPGSKTVALYLDEAGLITELEQLGFGVVAFACTTCNGMSGALDPLIQQEIIDRDLYATAVLSGNRNFDGRIHPYAKQAFLASPPLVVAYAIAGTIRFDIEKDVLGVVDGREIRLKDIWPSDEEIDAVVKSSVKPEQFRQVYIPMFAVHEDTGPKVAPLYDWREMSTYIRRPPYWEGALAGARPLKGMRPLAVLPDNITTDHLSPSNAIMLDSAAGEYLAKMGLPEEDFNSYATHRGDHLTAQRATFANPKLFNEMVVENGKVKQGSLARVEPEGQVMRMWEAIETYMQRKQPLIIIAGADYGQGSSRDWAAKGVRLAGVEAIAAEGFERIHRTNLVGMGVLPLEFKPGTNRHTLAIDGSETYDVIGERKPRADLTLVIHRKNGERVEVPVTCRLDTAEEVSIYEAGGVLQRFAQDFLEGSAVAV; from the coding sequence ATGAACACAGAATTCCGCAAGAACCTGCCCGGCACGCCGCTGGATTACTTCGACACCCGCGCGGCGGTCGAGGCGATTGCGCCCGGCAGCTACGACACCCTGCCGTACACCTCCCGCGTGCTGGCGGAAAACCTTGTGCGTCGCTGCGACCCGGCCACGCTCACCGACTCGCTCAAGCAACTGATCGAACGCAAGCGCGACCTCGATTTCCCGTGGTTCCCGGCGCGGGTGGTCTGCCATGACATCCTCGGCCAGACCGCGCTGGTCGACCTCGCCGGTCTGCGTGACGCCATCGCTTTGCAGGGCGGTGACCCGGCGCAGGTCAACCCGGTGGTGCCGACGCAATTGATCGTCGACCACTCGCTGGCCGTCGAGGCGGGCGGTTTCGATGCCCAGGCGTTCGAGAAAAACCGCGCCATTGAAGATCGCCGCAACGAAGACCGTTTCCACTTCATCAACTGGACCAAAAAGGCCTTCAAGAACGTCGACGTGATCCCGCCGGGCAACGGCATCATGCACCAGATCAACCTGGAGAAAATGTCGCCGGTGATTCAGGTGCGCGAAGGCGTGGCGTTCCCGGACACTTGCGTCGGCACCGACAGCCATACCCCGCACGTCGATGCGCTGGGCGTGATCGCCATCGGCGTCGGCGGCCTCGAAGCCGAGAGCGTGATGCTCGGCCGCGCGTCGTGGATGCGCCTGCCGGAAAGCGTCGGCGTCGAACTGACAGGCAAGCTGCAACCGGGCATCACCGCCACCGACATGGTCCTGGCCCTGACCGAATATCTGCGCAAGCAGAAAGTCGTCGGCGCCTGGCTGGAGTTCTTCGGCGAAGGTGCAGCGGCGCTGACCCTCGGCGATCGCGCGACCATCTCCAATATGGCCCCGGAGTACGGCGCCACGGCGGCGATGTTCTATATCGATCAGCAAACCATCGATTACCTGAAGCTGACCGGCCGTGAAGATCAGCAGGTTCAACTGGTCGAGCAATACGCCAGATTGACCGGTCTGTGGGCCGACAGTCTGAAAGGCGCGCAATACGAGCGTGGCCTGACCTTCGACCTGTCTTCGGTGGTGCGCAACATGGCTGGCCCGAGCAACCCGCACGCTCGCGTCGCGGTATCGGATCTGGCGGCCAAAGGCATCTCCGGCCAGTGGGATGACGTGCCGGGGCAAATGCCCGACGGCGCGGTGATCATCGCCGCCATCACCAGTTGCACCAACACCAGCAACCCGCGCAACGTCATCGCCGCTGGCCTCTTGGCGCGCAACGCCAACAAGCTCGGCCTGACCCGCAAGCCGTGGGTGAAATCCTCGCTGGCGCCGGGTTCGAAAACCGTCGCGCTGTACCTCGACGAAGCGGGGCTGATCACTGAGCTGGAACAGCTCGGTTTCGGCGTCGTCGCGTTTGCCTGCACCACCTGCAATGGCATGTCCGGCGCCCTCGATCCGCTGATCCAGCAAGAGATCATCGACCGCGATCTGTATGCGACCGCCGTGTTGTCTGGCAACCGCAACTTTGACGGGCGCATTCACCCGTACGCCAAGCAGGCGTTTCTCGCCTCGCCGCCGCTGGTAGTCGCTTATGCGATCGCCGGGACCATCCGTTTCGATATCGAAAAGGATGTGCTGGGCGTGGTGGATGGTCGGGAAATCCGCCTGAAAGACATCTGGCCGAGCGACGAAGAAATCGATGCGGTGGTGAAGTCGTCGGTCAAGCCCGAGCAGTTCCGACAGGTCTACATTCCGATGTTCGCCGTGCATGAAGACACCGGGCCGAAAGTCGCGCCGCTGTACGACTGGCGCGAGATGAGCACCTACATCCGCCGTCCGCCGTACTGGGAAGGCGCACTGGCCGGCGCCCGTCCATTGAAAGGCATGCGCCCGCTGGCGGTGCTGCCGGACAACATCACCACCGATCACCTGTCGCCGTCCAACGCGATCATGCTCGACAGCGCCGCCGGCGAATACCTGGCGAAAATGGGCTTGCCGGAGGAGGACTTCAACTCCTACGCCACCCACCGTGGCGACCACCTGACCGCCCAGCGCGCGACGTTCGCCAACCCGAAACTGTTCAACGAAATGGTCGTGGAAAACGGCAAGGTCAAACAGGGTTCGCTGGCCCGCGTCGAGCCGGAAGGCCAGGTCATGCGCATGTGGGAAGCCATCGAAACCTACATGCAGCGCAAGCAGCCGCTGATCATCATTGCCGGTGCCGACTACGGTCAGGGTTCGTCCCGTGATTGGGCGGCCAAAGGCGTGCGCCTTGCCGGTGTCGAGGCGATTGCCGCTGAAGGGTTCGAGCGCATTCACCGCACCAACCTGGTGGGCATGGGTGTGTTGCCGCTGGAATTCAAACCCGGCACCAACCGCCACACCCTGGCCATTGATGGTAGCGAAACCTATGACGTGATCGGTGAACGCAAGCCGCGCGCGGATCTGACGCTGGTGATTCATCGCAAGAATGGCGAGCGTGTGGAAGTGCCGGTGACCTGCCGTCTCGATACCGCTGAAGAAGTGTCGATCTACGAGGCGGGCGGCGTGCTGCAGCGCTTCGCTCAGGACTTTCTCGAAGGGTCGGCGGTAGCCGTTTAA
- the prpC gene encoding bifunctional 2-methylcitrate synthase/citrate synthase, translating into MAEAKVLSGAGLRGQVAGQTALSTVGQAGAGLTYRGYDVRELAADAQFEEVAYLLLYGELPTKAQLADYQSKLSKLRDLPQALKEVLERIPADAHPMDVMRTGCSFLGNIEPEKDFSEQRDKTDRLLAAFPAIMCYWYRFSHDGKRIDCVSDEPSIGGHFLHLLHGKKPSELHVKVMNVSLILYAEHEFNASTFTARVCASTLSDLFSCVTAAIGSLRGPLHGGANEAAMEMIERFSSPEEAIKGTLGMLERKDKIMGFGHAIYKDSDPRNEVIKGWAKKLADEVGDKVLFPVSEAIDKTMWEQKKLFPNADFYHASAYHFMGIPTKLFTPIFVCSRLTGWAAHVFEQRANNRIIRPSAEYVGVEQRKFVPIERR; encoded by the coding sequence ATGGCCGAAGCAAAAGTACTCAGTGGCGCCGGACTCCGGGGTCAGGTAGCCGGGCAGACCGCACTGTCCACCGTGGGCCAGGCCGGTGCCGGGCTGACCTATCGCGGCTACGACGTGCGTGAACTGGCCGCCGACGCGCAATTTGAAGAAGTCGCCTATCTGCTGCTGTACGGCGAACTGCCGACCAAAGCGCAACTGGCCGACTACCAGAGCAAACTGAGCAAGCTGCGCGATCTGCCGCAAGCGCTGAAAGAAGTGCTCGAACGCATTCCCGCCGACGCGCATCCGATGGACGTCATGCGCACTGGTTGCTCGTTCCTCGGCAACATCGAGCCGGAGAAAGACTTCTCCGAGCAGCGCGACAAGACCGACCGCTTGCTCGCGGCGTTCCCGGCGATCATGTGCTACTGGTATCGCTTCAGCCACGACGGCAAACGCATCGATTGCGTCAGCGATGAGCCGTCCATCGGCGGCCACTTCCTGCATTTGCTGCACGGCAAGAAACCGAGCGAACTGCACGTCAAAGTCATGAACGTGTCGCTGATCCTCTACGCCGAGCACGAATTCAACGCCTCAACCTTCACCGCGCGTGTTTGCGCTTCGACGCTGTCGGATTTGTTTTCGTGCGTGACGGCGGCCATCGGTTCGCTGCGTGGGCCGTTGCACGGCGGCGCCAACGAAGCGGCGATGGAAATGATCGAGCGCTTCTCGTCGCCAGAAGAGGCGATCAAAGGCACCCTCGGCATGCTCGAGCGCAAGGACAAGATCATGGGCTTCGGCCACGCGATCTATAAGGACAGCGATCCGCGCAACGAGGTGATCAAGGGCTGGGCGAAAAAACTCGCTGACGAGGTCGGCGACAAGGTGTTGTTCCCGGTATCGGAGGCCATCGACAAGACCATGTGGGAGCAGAAGAAACTGTTCCCGAATGCCGACTTCTACCATGCCTCGGCGTACCATTTCATGGGCATCCCGACCAAGCTGTTCACGCCGATTTTCGTCTGCTCGCGCCTGACCGGCTGGGCCGCGCACGTGTTCGAACAACGCGCCAACAACCGCATCATCCGTCCGAGCGCCGAGTATGTCGGCGTCGAACAGCGCAAGTTCGTGCCAATCGAACGTCGCTGA
- the ppsR gene encoding posphoenolpyruvate synthetase regulatory kinase/phosphorylase PpsR, whose product MKRSAFFISDGTGITAETLGQSLLAQFENITFSKFTRPYIDSVEKARAMVQQINKAAETDGFRPIIFDTIVNQDIREILATSNGFMIDIFSTFLAPLEQELTEHSSYTVGKSHSIGHNSNYMERIEAVNFALDNDDGARTHYYDKADLILVGVSRCGKTPTCLYMAMQFGIRAANYPLTEDDMERLTLPTALRAHQHKLFGLTIDPDRLTAIRNERKPNSRYSSYAQCEFEVREVENLFRRENIPHINSTHFSVEEISAKILVEKGVERRFK is encoded by the coding sequence ATGAAACGATCTGCTTTCTTCATCTCCGATGGCACCGGCATTACCGCCGAAACCCTGGGTCAAAGCCTGCTGGCGCAGTTCGAAAACATTACCTTCAGCAAATTCACGCGGCCCTACATCGACAGCGTGGAAAAAGCGCGGGCCATGGTACAACAAATCAACAAAGCCGCTGAAACCGACGGCTTCCGGCCGATCATCTTCGACACCATCGTCAATCAGGACATCCGTGAGATTCTCGCAACGTCGAATGGTTTCATGATCGACATTTTCTCGACCTTCCTCGCGCCGCTCGAACAGGAGCTCACCGAGCACTCTTCCTACACCGTCGGCAAGTCCCACTCCATCGGGCACAACTCCAATTACATGGAGCGCATCGAGGCGGTGAACTTCGCCCTCGACAACGATGACGGCGCGCGCACCCACTATTACGACAAAGCCGATCTGATACTAGTGGGCGTGTCGCGATGCGGCAAAACGCCGACGTGTCTGTACATGGCCATGCAGTTCGGCATCCGCGCGGCCAACTATCCGCTGACCGAAGACGACATGGAGCGCCTGACCCTGCCGACCGCCCTGCGCGCCCACCAGCACAAGCTGTTCGGCCTGACCATCGATCCTGATCGCCTCACCGCGATCCGCAATGAGCGCAAGCCCAACAGCCGCTATTCGAGCTACGCCCAGTGCGAATTCGAAGTGCGTGAGGTGGAGAATCTGTTCCGCCGCGAGAACATTCCGCACATCAATTCCACGCATTTTTCCGTGGAAGAGATTTCGGCGAAGATTCTCGTGGAGAAAGGGGTTGAGCGGCGGTTCAAGTAG
- the prpF gene encoding 2-methylaconitate cis-trans isomerase PrpF, with translation MAHAPQIKIPATYMRGGTSKGVFFSLTDLPEAAQVPGPARDALLLRVIGSPDPYDKQIDGMGGATSSTSKTVILSKSTRADHDVDYLFGQVSIDKPFVDWSGNCGNLSAAVGSFAISNGLVDASRIPHNGVAVVRVWQANIGKTIIAHVPITNGEVQETGDFELDGVTFPAAEVQVEFMDPAAEEEGGGGSMFPTGNLVDELEVPGVGTFKATMINAGIPTIFVNAEDIGYTGTELQGAINGDPKALLMFETIRAYGALRMGLISNLEEAAKRQHTPKVAFVAKPADYVASSGKAIAAGDVDLLVRALSMGKLHHAMMGTAAVAIGTAAAISGTLVNLAAGGAERNAVRFGHPSGTLRVGAEATLENGEWVVKKAIMSRSARVLMEGYVRVPADSF, from the coding sequence ATGGCTCACGCACCACAGATTAAAATCCCAGCCACCTACATGCGCGGCGGCACCAGCAAAGGCGTGTTCTTCAGTCTGACCGATCTGCCCGAAGCCGCGCAGGTTCCTGGCCCGGCACGCGATGCGCTGCTGCTGCGGGTGATCGGCAGTCCCGACCCGTACGACAAGCAAATCGACGGCATGGGCGGCGCGACGTCCAGTACCAGCAAAACCGTAATCCTGTCGAAGAGCACCCGCGCCGATCACGACGTCGATTACCTGTTCGGCCAAGTGTCGATCGACAAGCCGTTCGTCGACTGGAGCGGCAACTGCGGCAACCTCTCGGCGGCGGTCGGTTCGTTCGCCATCAGCAACGGTCTGGTTGACGCCAGCCGCATTCCGCACAACGGCGTGGCGGTGGTGCGCGTGTGGCAGGCCAACATCGGCAAGACCATCATCGCCCACGTGCCGATCACCAACGGCGAAGTGCAGGAAACCGGTGATTTCGAACTCGACGGCGTGACCTTTCCGGCGGCCGAAGTGCAGGTTGAATTCATGGATCCGGCGGCGGAAGAAGAGGGTGGCGGCGGCTCGATGTTCCCCACCGGTAATCTGGTCGATGAGCTGGAGGTGCCGGGTGTCGGCACGTTCAAGGCGACCATGATCAATGCCGGGATCCCGACGATATTTGTCAACGCCGAAGACATCGGCTACACCGGCACCGAACTGCAAGGCGCGATCAATGGCGATCCGAAAGCGTTGCTGATGTTCGAGACGATTCGTGCCTACGGTGCGTTGCGTATGGGCCTGATCTCGAACCTGGAAGAAGCGGCGAAACGGCAGCACACGCCGAAAGTCGCGTTTGTCGCCAAACCTGCGGATTACGTCGCGTCGAGTGGCAAAGCGATTGCTGCTGGTGATGTGGACCTGCTGGTGCGCGCGTTGTCGATGGGCAAACTGCATCACGCGATGATGGGCACGGCGGCGGTGGCGATCGGCACGGCGGCGGCGATTTCCGGCACGTTGGTGAATCTTGCTGCTGGTGGGGCTGAGCGCAACGCCGTGCGTTTCGGCCATCCGTCGGGAACGTTGCGCGTGGGCGCTGAGGCGACGCTGGAAAACGGCGAGTGGGTGGTGAAGAAAGCCATCATGAGCCGCAGTGCGCGGGTGTTGATGGAAGGGTATGTGCGCGTGCCCGCTGACTCGTTCTGA
- the prpD gene encoding 2-methylcitrate dehydratase: MSANVDLNNRPDYDRVLQDIADYVLTFKPESAEALNTARNCLMDTLGCGLLALRFPECTKHLGPIVEGTVVPFGARVPGTPYRLDPVKAAWDIGCIVRWLDYNDTWLAAEWGHPSDNLGAILAVADHLSQKRVANGEAPLTIRDVLEAMIMAHEIQGVIALENSFNRVGLDHVILVKIASTAVSARLMGANREQMLSALSHAFADGQALRTYRHAPNAGSRKSWAAGDAASRGVRLADIAMRGEMGIPGVLSAKQWGFYDVSFSHTNNDLALKPEDKRAFSFSRPFGSYVMENVLFKISFPAEFHAQTACEAAVTLHPQVRNRLHEIDRIVITTHESAIRIISKVGPLANAADRDHCLQYMTAVPLAFGNLVAEHYEDDFHKAHPIIDVLREKMVIVEEPRFTREYLESDKRSIANAVQVFFKDGSSTENVLVEYPIGHRRRRAEGIPLLEDKFKANLATRFAGQCCAEIFALCEDQARLEATPVNRFIDLFVL, encoded by the coding sequence ATGAGCGCCAACGTCGACCTGAACAACCGTCCCGACTACGACCGTGTCCTGCAGGACATCGCCGATTACGTCCTCACCTTCAAGCCAGAATCCGCCGAGGCGCTGAATACCGCGCGCAACTGCCTGATGGACACGCTGGGCTGCGGTCTGCTGGCCCTGCGTTTCCCTGAATGCACGAAACACCTCGGCCCGATCGTCGAAGGCACGGTTGTACCGTTCGGTGCACGAGTGCCAGGTACCCCTTATCGCCTCGACCCGGTCAAAGCCGCATGGGACATCGGCTGCATCGTCCGTTGGCTCGACTACAACGACACCTGGCTTGCCGCCGAATGGGGCCATCCATCGGATAACCTCGGCGCCATTCTCGCCGTTGCCGATCACCTGTCGCAGAAACGCGTGGCCAACGGTGAAGCGCCGCTGACGATTCGCGACGTGCTGGAAGCGATGATCATGGCCCACGAGATTCAAGGTGTGATCGCGCTGGAGAACTCCTTCAACCGCGTAGGACTCGATCACGTCATTCTGGTGAAAATCGCCTCGACTGCGGTCAGCGCCAGACTGATGGGTGCTAACCGTGAGCAGATGCTATCGGCGCTGTCCCATGCCTTCGCCGACGGTCAGGCGCTGCGTACCTATCGCCACGCACCGAACGCCGGCTCGCGAAAATCCTGGGCGGCGGGGGATGCGGCGAGTCGCGGGGTGCGTCTGGCCGACATCGCCATGCGCGGCGAGATGGGCATTCCCGGTGTATTGAGCGCGAAGCAATGGGGCTTCTATGACGTGTCGTTCAGCCACACCAACAACGATCTGGCGCTCAAGCCCGAGGACAAACGCGCTTTCAGCTTTTCCCGACCGTTCGGCAGTTACGTAATGGAAAACGTGCTGTTCAAGATCAGTTTTCCCGCCGAATTCCACGCGCAAACCGCGTGCGAAGCGGCGGTGACCTTGCATCCGCAGGTGCGCAATCGCCTGCACGAGATCGACCGCATCGTCATTACCACCCACGAATCGGCGATCCGCATCATTTCCAAGGTCGGCCCGCTGGCCAACGCTGCCGACCGCGATCATTGTCTGCAATACATGACCGCCGTGCCGCTGGCATTTGGCAATCTGGTGGCCGAGCACTACGAAGACGACTTCCACAAGGCGCACCCGATCATTGATGTGTTGCGCGAGAAAATGGTCATCGTCGAAGAACCGCGCTTCACCCGCGAATACCTCGAGTCCGACAAGCGCTCGATTGCCAATGCCGTGCAGGTGTTTTTCAAGGATGGCAGCAGCACCGAGAACGTCTTGGTGGAGTACCCGATCGGCCATCGCCGCCGTCGCGCCGAAGGCATTCCGCTGCTGGAAGACAAGTTCAAGGCCAACCTCGCCACGCGTTTCGCTGGCCAGTGTTGCGCTGAGATTTTTGCGCTGTGCGAGGATCAGGCGCGACTGGAGGCTACGCCGGTGAATCGATTCATCGACCTGTTTGTGCTCTGA
- a CDS encoding alpha/beta fold hydrolase, whose translation MQSSSNLFPVALISAERRGDLSEDVYRLKPGNSPDWSVEIAVTRLGMADDSAPRGVPVILLHGSFSNRRFWFSPKGLGLGAYLTRLGFDVWIPEMRGHGLSQRNEDYRRNRVADYARYDLPAIAAFVREQSGQIPHWIGHSLGGITLAAALGGEYLGEPAVASAAFFGTQVSRTYWPLKIPPVEWGGRFILKRFAQLSGSRLKRGPEDEPIGLAIESMRWYGLFGRFGDKDKDWWAGLAEVQVPVLAVTAAGDHQDPPWACRKLFEQIGSECKQFINLGREQGFSDNFGHVEMLVSKAAQTEVWPLVARWLNDQQTPLLAQTAGMAAAV comes from the coding sequence ATGCAAAGCAGCAGCAACCTGTTTCCTGTCGCACTGATCAGCGCCGAGCGGCGCGGCGATCTGAGCGAAGACGTCTATCGATTGAAACCCGGCAACAGCCCGGACTGGTCCGTGGAGATCGCTGTCACCCGCCTGGGCATGGCCGATGACTCGGCGCCACGCGGCGTGCCGGTGATCCTGTTGCACGGCAGTTTTTCCAATCGGCGTTTCTGGTTTTCCCCCAAAGGCCTCGGGCTTGGCGCGTATCTGACGCGACTGGGCTTCGACGTGTGGATTCCGGAAATGCGCGGTCACGGCCTGTCCCAGCGCAATGAGGACTACCGACGCAACCGCGTTGCCGATTACGCGCGCTATGATCTGCCAGCGATTGCCGCGTTCGTTCGCGAGCAGAGCGGACAGATCCCGCACTGGATCGGCCACTCTCTGGGTGGCATCACTTTGGCGGCTGCACTCGGTGGCGAATACCTCGGGGAACCGGCAGTGGCCTCGGCGGCGTTTTTCGGTACGCAGGTCAGCCGTACCTATTGGCCACTGAAGATTCCACCGGTGGAGTGGGGCGGGCGCTTTATTCTCAAGCGCTTCGCGCAATTGTCCGGCTCACGCCTCAAACGTGGCCCGGAAGATGAGCCGATCGGTCTGGCCATCGAAAGCATGCGCTGGTACGGCTTGTTCGGCCGCTTTGGCGACAAGGACAAGGATTGGTGGGCCGGGCTCGCCGAGGTTCAGGTGCCGGTGCTGGCCGTGACGGCCGCGGGCGATCATCAGGATCCGCCGTGGGCCTGCCGCAAGCTGTTCGAGCAGATCGGCTCGGAGTGCAAGCAGTTCATCAATCTGGGGCGTGAGCAGGGCTTCTCGGATAATTTCGGCCATGTCGAAATGCTGGTGAGCAAAGCGGCGCAGACGGAAGTGTGGCCACTGGTGGCGCGCTGGTTGAACGATCAGCAGACGCCATTGCTGGCTCAGACAGCGGGTATGGCCGCTGCGGTGTGA